The Chromatiales bacterium genome segment CTGTATTCCGACGGCGAGTTCTGGCATTTCATGGTACCAGATACCTTCGAGCAGTACGCCGCCGGCGAGGCCGCCGTGGCCGATGCCAAGCAGTGGCTAAAGGAGCAGGACACCTGCATCGTCACCCTGTGGAACAACGTCCCGCTGTCCGTGGCCCCGCCCAACTTCATCGAGGCGCGCATCGTCGAGACCGATCCGGGCCTGCGTGGCGATACCGCCACCGGCGGCACCAAGCCGGCCACCCTGGAGACTGGCGCCGTGGTCAAGGTGCCGCTGTTCATCGAAGAGGGCGAGATCATCAAGGTCGATACCCGCAGCGGCGACTACGTCTCGCGCGTCAAGGAATGAGCGACTGGGCACCCAGCGCCTCGCTGGACATGCTCCGGAACCGGGCCCGGATGCTTCACGGCATCCGGGCCTTTTTCGATGTGCGCGGCGTGATGGAGGTGAGCCCGCCGTTGCTGTCGGCGGCGGCCGTCACCGACCCGCAGATCGAGAGCGTCCAGGCCCGCGTCTGCGGCGAGACGCGTTATCTGCACACCTCGCCAGAGTTCGCCATGAAGCGGCTGCTGGCCGCCGGCAGCGGGGACATCTATTACCTGGGGCCGGTGTTCCGCGACGGCGAGCGCGGGCGGCGGCATGCCACCGAGTTCACCATGCTGGAGTGGTACCGGCCGGGCTTCGACCTGGAGGCGCTGATGACCGAGGTCGAGACCCTGCTGCTGCCGCTCGCGTACCCGCACCGGCCCCTGCAGCCGGCCATGCGTCTGAGCTACCGCGAGGCCTTCCTGCGTTACGCC includes the following:
- the efp gene encoding elongation factor P, producing MASYSTNEFRGGLKIMLDGDPYNIVENEFVKPGKGQAFNRVRIRNLKTGRVIERTFKSGESVEAADVVDTDMQYLYSDGEFWHFMVPDTFEQYAAGEAAVADAKQWLKEQDTCIVTLWNNVPLSVAPPNFIEARIVETDPGLRGDTATGGTKPATLETGAVVKVPLFIEEGEIIKVDTRSGDYVSRVKE